In Citrus sinensis cultivar Valencia sweet orange chromosome 4, DVS_A1.0, whole genome shotgun sequence, one DNA window encodes the following:
- the LOC102610506 gene encoding SNF2 domain-containing protein CLASSY 1-like, with amino-acid sequence MKRRRHLYQSKQPFDDHPFEAFFHDSWRTVELIRIKDGTMTMHLKDNQCYTEKRRPFSNLRIRSRKATSSDCTCFLRPGIDVCVLSASQDAECLDEENEEPVWVDAKISSIERKPHEGQCSCRFYVEFYVNPGPLGLERGALSKETKLVGIDQITILQKLGRDACEDQYYRWNFSEDCSSLQKTKMLLGKFSSDLSFLIVASVLKQTAFDIRSVQKKIVYQILGSDDDNSSLNSINNLNAINFKVEDGVSSSHLFQFIPPDTKEVSIAGGTEEVGLLPIYDVMNLQRSKRRNVQPDRLWKEMEIEKSSSKNESEVSENEPLWKEMELAMAEAYILEDNEGSNAGLSSEDPQISSIVCQHEFTLDEEIGILCPKCGFVKTEIKYVTPAFLEPKRWITSNKVDNEEDTEHGLDSNEGLNLCCNLASSDILSPNENDNVWALIPELKMKLHLHQKKAFEFLWRNIAGSLVPASMDAESKNTGGCVISHTPGAGKTFLIIAFLVSYLKLFPGKRALVLVPETTLYTWCEEFIKWKIPLPVHLIHGRRTHRVFRQKRISSFKGDVRPTPDVMHILDFLEKIQKWHAQPSILVMGYTSFLTLIHEDAKFAHRKYMAKVLRESPGIVVLDEGHKPRSTKSRLRKALMKVETAQRVLLSGTLFQNNFCEYFNTLCLARPKFIHEVLRELDQNFKRKKMRMKNPRQLESRARKIFVDTIARKINSDNGEERIQGLNMLRNITSGFIDVYEGGASDNLPGL; translated from the exons atgaagaggaGAAGGCATTTGTATCAATCCAAGCAACCTTTTGATGATCATC CTTTTGAGGCCTTTTTTCATGACTCATGGAGAACTGTGGAGCTTATAAGAATCAAGGATGGGACTATGACCATGCATCTCAAGGATAATCAATGTTATACTGAGAAGAGACGGCCATTCTCGAATCTTCGTATAAGATCGAGGAAAGCAACGTCATCAGATTGCACCTGCTTTTTAAGGCCGGGGATTGATGTCTGTGTCCTTTCAGCCTCTCAAGATGCAGAGTGTTTggatgaagaaaatgaagaaccT GTATGGGTTGATGCTAAGATAAGTTCTATTGAGAGGAAACCCCATGAAGGTCAATGCTCGTGCCGGTTTTATGTTGAGTTCTACGTTAACCCAGGTCCTCTTGGTTTAGAGAGAGGAGCACTTAGTAAAGAGACTAAACTAGTTGGCATTGATCAAATAACTATCCTCCAAAAGCTTGGAAGAGATGCTTGTGAAGATCAATACTATCGATGGAATTTTTCTGAGGACTGCTCTTCATTGcaaaaaactaaaatgttATTGGGGAAATTCTCATCTGATCTTTCATTTCTAATTGTTGCATCAGTTTTGAAGCAGACTGCATTTGACATAAGATCTgtgcaaaagaaaattgtcTATCAAATTTTGGGTAGTGATGATGACAACTCTTCGCTGAACTCCATTAACAATCTGAAtgctataaattttaaagttgaaGACGGTGTTTCTTCCTCGCATTTGTTCCAGTTTATTCCACCAGATACTAAAGAAGTCAGCATTGCTGGTGGCACAGAAGAAGTTGGACTGTTGCCAATTTACGATGTTATGAATTTGCAGCGCTCTAAACGTCGAAATGTACAACCTGACCGCTTATGGAAAGAAatggaaattgaaaaatcgTCAAGCAAAAATGAAAGCGAAGTTTCAGAAAATGAACCATTATGGAAAGAAATGGAATTAGCTATGGCTGAAGCTTATATTCTCGAGGACAATGAG GGTTCTAATGCTGGACTATCCTCTGAGGATCCGCAAATATCAAGTATAGTCTGCCAACACGAGTTCACACTAGATGAAGAAATTGGTATTTTATGTCCTAAATGTGGTTTTGTGAaaactgaaataaaatatgtgaCGCCAGCATTT ttGGAACCCAAACGCTGGATTACTAGCAATAAGGTGGACAATGAAGAAGATACTGAGCATGGACTTGATAGCAATGAGGGCTTGAATCTTTGCTGCAATCTGGCATCCTCAGATATTCTCTCGCCAAATGAGAATGACAATGTGTGGGCCTTAATTCCTGaacttaaaatgaaattacacTTGCACCAGAAAAAGGCTTTTGAATTTCTATGGAGAAATATCGCTGGCTCTTTAGTACCAGCAAGCATGGATGCAGAATCCAAGAACACAGGTGGTTGCGTGATTTCTCATACACCTGGAGCTGGAAAAACTTTTCTCATTATTGCATTCCTTGTTAGCTACTTGAAGTTATTCCCAGGAAAACGAGCTTTAGTTCTTGTCCCGGAGACAACTCTTTATACCTGGTGCGAGGAATTTATTAAGTGGAAAATTCCTTTACCAGTTCATCTGATCCATGGTCGTAGAACCCATAGAGTCTTCAGACAGAAAAGGATAAGCTCCTTCAAAGGAGATGTAAGACCTACTCCTGATGTCATGCACATTTTAGATTTCCTAGAGAAGATACAGAAGTGGCATGCGCAACCCAGTATTCTTGTTATGGGTTACACTTCATTTCTAACACTAATACATGAAGATGCAAAGTTTGCACATAGAAAATATATGGCTAAAGTGCTGCGGGAAAGTCCAGGCATTGTGGTACTAGATGAAGGGCACAAACCCAGAAGTACTAAGTCAAGATTAAGGAAGGCTCTGATGAAAGTTGAAACCGCCCAGAGAGTATTGCTTTCAGGTACATTGTTTCAGAATAACTTCTGTGAATATTTCAACACCCTTTGCTTGGCTCGACCTAAGTTTATCCATGAAGTGTTGAGGGAATTAGATCAGAACttcaagagaaagaaaatgcgGATGAAGAATCCCCGCCAGCTAGAATCACGAGCAAGAAAAATTTTCGTGGATACCATTGCAAGGAAGATCAATTCTGACAATGGAGAAGAGAGAATCCAAGGTTTAAACATGTTGAGAAATATCACAAGTGGATTTATTGATGTCTACGAGGGTGGAGCTTCTGACAATCTCCCTggtttataa
- the LOC102614183 gene encoding uncharacterized protein LOC102614183, with the protein MQTSMDIETVPSQLQNESGSLPPKPLFGPLKAHEMSGGRVQFRKVNVTPHRYSPLKKIWMEIYTPIYEQMKIDIRMNLKARRVELKTRADTPDISNLQKCADFVHAFMLGFDVIDAIALLRLDELYIESFEIKDVKTLRGEHLSRAIGRLSGKGGKTKFAIENATKTRIVIADSKIHILGSFANIKIARDSLCSLILGSPAGKVYSKLRAVTARLAERF; encoded by the coding sequence ATGCAGACTTCCATGGACATTGAAACAGTTCCATCTCAACTGCAAAATGAATCCGGGTCTCTGCCACCAAAGCCCCTGTTTGGGCCATTGAAGGCTCATGAAATGTCTGGTGGTCGAGTTCAGTTTCGGAAGGTCAATGTTACACCTCATCGGTACTCGCCTCTCAAGAAAATATGGATGGAAATATACACTCCAATTTATGAGCAGATGAAGATTGACATCCGTATGAACCTCAAGGCTCGTAGGGTTGAATTGAAGACTAGAGCAGACACACCCGACATAAGTAATCTACAGAAGTGTGCGGATTTTGTTCATGCATTCATGCTTGGTTTTGATGTTATCGATGCCATTGCACTTTTGCGTTTGGATGAGCTGTATATAGAATCTTTTGAGATCAAGGATGTTAAGACACTAAGAGGTGAGCATTTGTCACGTGCCATAGGAAGATTATCTGGTAAAGGTGGCAAAACAAAGTTTGCTATCGAGAATGCCACAAAAACAAGGATTGTGATTGCAGATTCGAAAATTCACATACTAGGATCCTTTGCCAATATTAAAATTGCAAGGGATTCCCTTTGTAGTCTCATCTTAGGATCTCCTGCTGGAAAGGTGTATTCAAAACTTAGAGCAGTGACTGCCAGATTGGCAGAAAGGTTTTga